A window of Flavobacteriales bacterium contains these coding sequences:
- a CDS encoding methyltransferase, with protein sequence MKTIHGHSERHQMTLAFLKKHMPTQSKILDLGTPTDLSKLINDYGFVLQNTNGENLDTDYQAYLDTGVDVVTAFEIFEHMLAPFNILKDLKTDKLIASVPLNLWFSSAYWGADEWDKHYHEFEKKQFDFLLEQTGWKIKDSEMWASYKNEIGIRPLLRRFYPRYYIVYCER encoded by the coding sequence ATGAAAACGATACACGGACATTCTGAACGTCATCAAATGACTTTAGCTTTTTTAAAAAAGCACATGCCTACACAATCTAAAATTTTAGACTTAGGTACTCCTACGGATTTATCTAAACTAATCAATGACTATGGTTTTGTTCTACAAAACACCAATGGAGAAAACTTAGACACTGACTACCAAGCTTATCTAGATACTGGTGTAGATGTAGTTACTGCCTTTGAAATTTTTGAGCATATGTTGGCACCGTTTAATATTCTAAAAGACCTTAAAACCGATAAATTAATCGCCTCTGTACCTTTGAATTTATGGTTTTCATCTGCCTACTGGGGAGCTGATGAGTGGGACAAACACTATCACGAATTTGAGAAGAAACAATTTGACTTCTTACTGGAACAAACGGGCTGGAAAATAAAGGACAGTGAAATGTGGGCGTCTTATAAGAATGAAATCGGTATCCGTCCACTACTGAGGCGTTTTTACCCAAGATACTACATCGTCTATTGCGAACGATAG
- a CDS encoding dehydrogenase E1 component subunit alpha/beta — translation MVFNRKGIPDEQLLDLYKSILKPRMIEEKMLILLRQGKISKWFSGIGQEAIAVGVSSALEQEEYILPMHRNLGVFTTKGVPLNRLFSQFQGKMNGFTKGRDRSFHFGSQEHKVVGMISHLGPQLGVADGIALANKLKDNKQVTAVFTGEGGTSEGDFHEALNVAAVWDLPVIFIVENNGYGLSTPTNEQFRCQQIADKGKGFGMESYTIDGNNLLEVYRTISQLRAEIQKKPKPVLLECMTFRMRGHEEASGTKYVPQEKFDKWQDKDPVHNYEQFLISEKLLTNELIEDIKAQIKADINSALDTAFAEEEIKSSTEQELADMYSPFDFEEQPPANSTTTNIRMVDAISDGLKQSMQKYPNTVVMGQDIAEYGGVFKITDGFIDEFGKERVRNTPICESAIVSAAMGLSINGYKAIMEMQFADFVSSGFNPIVNYLAKVHYRWGQAADVVVRMPTGAGVGAGPFHSQSNEAWFTHTPGLKVVYPAFPADAKGLLAAAIEDPNPVMFFEHKALYRSVYQEVNDDYYTLEIGKANLLKEGQEVTIVSYGAGVHWALEVLEKKPHISADLIDLRTLVPLDTDTIFASVQKTAKVIILHEDCEMGGFGADISALISEHCFEYLDAPVMRSASLNTAVPFAKNLEDNFLAKQSFEQKLNDLLAY, via the coding sequence ATGGTATTCAATAGAAAAGGTATCCCTGACGAGCAACTTTTGGACTTGTACAAATCCATTCTTAAGCCGCGAATGATAGAGGAGAAGATGCTCATTCTGTTACGTCAAGGCAAGATATCCAAATGGTTTTCTGGTATAGGCCAAGAAGCCATCGCTGTTGGTGTTTCTTCGGCTTTGGAACAAGAAGAATACATTTTGCCTATGCACAGAAACCTAGGTGTTTTTACCACTAAAGGCGTTCCTTTAAATCGTTTGTTTTCTCAGTTTCAAGGTAAGATGAACGGCTTTACTAAGGGTAGAGACCGTTCTTTTCATTTTGGCAGTCAGGAACATAAGGTAGTCGGTATGATATCGCATCTAGGCCCTCAATTGGGTGTAGCAGACGGTATAGCCTTAGCCAATAAACTTAAAGACAACAAACAAGTCACAGCTGTATTTACTGGAGAAGGAGGTACATCTGAGGGCGATTTTCACGAGGCTTTGAATGTAGCCGCCGTTTGGGATTTGCCCGTTATCTTTATTGTAGAAAATAACGGCTACGGCTTGTCAACACCTACCAATGAACAATTCAGATGCCAACAAATAGCCGATAAAGGCAAAGGCTTTGGTATGGAAAGCTATACCATAGACGGCAATAACCTTTTGGAAGTGTACAGAACTATTTCTCAGTTAAGGGCAGAAATACAAAAAAAACCTAAGCCTGTATTGTTGGAGTGTATGACCTTTAGAATGAGGGGACACGAAGAAGCCTCAGGTACAAAATACGTTCCTCAAGAGAAGTTTGACAAGTGGCAAGACAAAGACCCAGTACACAATTACGAACAATTTTTAATATCAGAAAAGCTACTTACAAACGAGCTGATAGAAGACATCAAAGCACAGATAAAAGCAGACATTAATAGTGCTTTGGATACGGCCTTTGCTGAAGAAGAAATTAAATCTAGTACTGAGCAAGAATTGGCAGATATGTACAGTCCTTTTGATTTTGAGGAACAGCCACCAGCCAACAGCACCACCACCAATATACGTATGGTAGATGCCATTTCCGATGGTTTAAAACAGTCTATGCAAAAGTACCCCAATACCGTAGTGATGGGACAAGACATTGCCGAATATGGAGGCGTGTTTAAAATTACAGATGGCTTCATTGATGAATTTGGCAAAGAAAGGGTACGCAATACGCCCATTTGCGAATCGGCAATTGTTAGTGCCGCTATGGGCTTGTCCATCAATGGCTATAAAGCCATTATGGAAATGCAGTTTGCCGATTTTGTAAGCTCAGGATTTAACCCCATTGTCAATTATTTGGCTAAGGTACACTACCGTTGGGGACAAGCCGCCGATGTAGTGGTACGTATGCCTACAGGAGCTGGTGTAGGAGCAGGGCCATTTCATTCCCAATCCAATGAGGCTTGGTTTACGCATACCCCCGGATTAAAGGTAGTTTATCCAGCCTTTCCTGCTGATGCCAAAGGTTTATTAGCAGCAGCTATTGAAGACCCTAACCCAGTCATGTTCTTCGAGCACAAAGCCTTGTACCGTAGTGTCTATCAAGAGGTTAATGACGATTATTATACTCTAGAAATTGGCAAAGCCAATCTACTAAAAGAGGGGCAAGAGGTGACCATTGTTTCTTACGGAGCAGGTGTACATTGGGCATTGGAAGTGTTGGAAAAAAAACCACATATCTCCGCCGACCTCATAGATTTACGCACCTTAGTGCCACTAGATACCGATACCATTTTTGCTTCTGTACAGAAAACAGCAAAAGTCATTATACTGCACGAAGATTGCGAAATGGGTGGTTTTGGGGCTGATATTTCGGCATTGATTAGCGAACATTGTTTTGAATACTTAGACGCCCCAGTTATGCGTTCGGCAAGTCTGAATACCGCTGTACCATTTGCTAAAAATCTAGAAGATAATTTCTTAGCTAAACAAAGCTTTGAGCAAAAGCTAAACGACTTGTTGGCTTATTAA
- a CDS encoding sulfatase-like hydrolase/transferase, whose amino-acid sequence MSISHLLTFLKKVLTLCLIYSLSRLAFYFYNFSDSEVSHLFLAFLEGIRFDISAILYINLPLVLLFIIHYILPQSKIYNRFISAVFILVNTPFILLNNIDIVFYAFNLKRSTIDFFSFITKDDFFGVYLKYILEYWPVTLLFMAQMLVLCYTLKLPKAIQRKPMDLLLLVFLVGSIVLGLRGGTQLKPIKTINAGVLSSCNESDLVLNTPFTILHSYQQNSLQAYTYFDADQTNYYNTLHRYESDGFSKQNVVIIILESFSKEFVGYYNDGQGYTPFLDSLMSTGLVTQNAYANGVRSIEALPAITASIPSLMTEPFITSSYANNNYTSIASILSKEDYHTSFFHGGQKGTMGFYEFSKKAGFTDYHGREEFNDDRHYDKHWGIYDEPFFSYFAKQLNTIEKPFLSVFFSLTSHPPYHIPAKYENRFPKGELDIHESIAYSDNALRTFFQTAQQMDWFDNTLFVITADHTSPLSNKLAYKNKIGRYAVPLLFWKSDSTLKGSVENTSQHIDILPTVLDLIGYEQEFFSFGQSILQGQDLAVSFLKNEYLMITQDGYLVNKDEVYTTYKDKTLKESMPNSPALVNRLKAIKQGFNNSMITNQMSVYEN is encoded by the coding sequence ATGAGTATTTCTCACTTACTTACTTTTCTAAAAAAGGTCTTAACCTTATGTCTTATTTATAGCTTAAGTCGGTTAGCATTTTATTTCTATAATTTTTCTGATAGTGAAGTAAGTCATCTATTTTTAGCATTCCTAGAGGGCATTCGCTTCGATATATCGGCTATTTTGTATATCAACCTACCCCTTGTGTTGCTATTCATTATTCACTACATTTTACCCCAATCCAAGATTTACAATCGTTTTATAAGTGCTGTTTTTATTCTAGTCAATACGCCCTTTATACTTCTCAACAACATCGATATTGTCTTTTACGCTTTTAACCTCAAACGCAGTACCATAGACTTTTTTAGCTTCATCACTAAAGACGATTTTTTTGGTGTTTACCTCAAGTATATCTTAGAATACTGGCCCGTAACTTTGTTGTTCATGGCACAAATGCTAGTGTTGTGTTATACACTAAAGCTACCTAAAGCTATTCAGCGTAAACCCATGGACCTCCTACTCCTTGTTTTTCTCGTTGGTAGTATCGTCTTGGGCTTAAGAGGTGGCACTCAACTCAAACCCATCAAAACCATTAATGCTGGTGTGCTTTCTTCTTGTAACGAGTCCGATTTGGTGCTGAATACGCCTTTTACAATACTTCATTCTTACCAACAAAATAGCTTGCAAGCTTATACTTACTTTGATGCCGACCAAACTAATTATTACAATACCCTTCACCGTTACGAATCCGATGGCTTCAGCAAACAAAATGTCGTTATCATCATCTTAGAGAGTTTCTCTAAAGAATTTGTAGGCTATTATAACGACGGTCAAGGCTATACCCCTTTTCTGGATAGCTTAATGTCCACAGGATTGGTCACACAAAATGCCTATGCCAATGGCGTACGTTCTATAGAAGCATTACCTGCTATTACTGCCTCTATTCCTTCGCTAATGACAGAGCCATTCATCACTTCATCTTATGCCAATAACAACTACACTAGCATAGCGTCTATCTTGTCTAAAGAAGACTATCACACCTCCTTTTTTCACGGTGGACAAAAAGGAACTATGGGCTTTTATGAATTTTCTAAAAAGGCTGGATTTACCGACTATCACGGTAGAGAAGAATTCAATGACGATAGGCATTACGATAAGCATTGGGGTATATATGACGAGCCTTTTTTCTCCTATTTTGCTAAGCAATTAAATACCATTGAGAAGCCATTTCTAAGTGTCTTTTTCTCTCTCACTTCTCACCCACCATACCACATACCAGCAAAGTACGAAAACCGATTTCCTAAAGGGGAATTGGATATACACGAAAGTATAGCCTATTCCGATAATGCCCTAAGAACATTTTTCCAAACTGCCCAACAGATGGATTGGTTCGATAACACCTTATTTGTCATCACTGCTGACCATACTTCGCCCCTTTCTAACAAGCTAGCTTACAAAAATAAAATCGGTAGATATGCTGTGCCTCTGCTATTTTGGAAAAGCGATAGCACACTAAAAGGTTCAGTTGAAAATACTAGCCAACACATAGACATCTTACCCACCGTATTGGACTTGATAGGATATGAGCAAGAATTTTTTAGCTTTGGTCAATCAATATTACAAGGACAAGACTTGGCTGTATCCTTTCTAAAAAACGAATACCTAATGATAACACAAGATGGATATCTAGTGAATAAAGACGAAGTCTATACCACCTATAAGGATAAAACATTGAAAGAGAGTATGCCCAATTCTCCTGCTCTTGTCAATCGGTTAAAAGCTATCAAACAAGGCTTTAATAACTCTATGATTACTAACCAAATGAGTGTCTATGAAAATTAG
- a CDS encoding diacylglycerol kinase family lipid kinase, with translation MKIRFIINPISGKAQHKGIESRIEKHLDLNKFDFDYFYTERAKHATELAQQAVKDKIDVVVAVGGDGTMHECAKGLLGSQTALAVLPCGSGNGFAFHFGMERDIDKAIKQLNISDFKIIDSCTANGLPFFNVSGVGFDAHIAHLFATTKVRGFSSYVKLVLRECANYPAQDYILEYDGKKEVYNAVIISWANATQFGNGAQISPESKVDDGLTEICVLKDFRRYLVPVLLYRLFTGKIHQSKYMTIIKTKSITISCQNGQSHLDGEGHDLGKKIHIDTRPKTLKVFIPYG, from the coding sequence ATGAAAATTAGATTTATCATCAATCCCATCTCTGGTAAAGCCCAACATAAAGGTATAGAAAGTCGCATTGAAAAGCACCTTGACTTGAACAAATTTGATTTTGACTATTTCTATACTGAAAGAGCAAAACATGCTACCGAATTGGCGCAACAAGCAGTAAAAGATAAGATAGATGTGGTAGTAGCCGTTGGTGGCGATGGCACTATGCACGAATGTGCTAAGGGATTATTAGGAAGTCAAACGGCTTTAGCAGTACTGCCTTGTGGTTCTGGTAATGGTTTTGCTTTTCATTTTGGTATGGAAAGGGACATTGACAAAGCCATTAAGCAACTTAACATTTCGGATTTCAAAATCATAGATAGCTGCACAGCTAACGGACTGCCCTTTTTTAACGTTTCTGGTGTAGGCTTCGATGCTCATATCGCTCACCTTTTTGCAACGACTAAGGTAAGGGGCTTTTCATCTTACGTCAAATTGGTCTTGCGTGAGTGTGCCAACTACCCAGCTCAAGATTATATCCTAGAATACGATGGTAAAAAAGAAGTGTATAATGCTGTCATCATTTCATGGGCCAATGCGACTCAGTTTGGAAATGGTGCTCAGATATCGCCTGAAAGTAAAGTAGATGATGGTTTAACAGAAATTTGTGTCTTGAAAGACTTTAGACGTTATCTAGTCCCTGTATTGTTGTATCGTCTATTTACAGGCAAAATACACCAGTCTAAATACATGACTATCATCAAAACCAAAAGCATAACAATAAGTTGTCAAAATGGCCAAAGCCACCTCGATGGTGAAGGGCACGACCTTGGCAAAAAAATACACATAGATACCCGTCCTAAAACATTAAAAGTATTTATTCCTTATGGCTAA
- a CDS encoding translation initiation factor: MAKKKKNKIGVMYSTNSNFEYEYESEEETLAIENQRLEVWIDKKNRGGKVATIVKGFVGQESDLKDLGKALKSACGVGGSAKNGEIIIQGNVRDKVMELLQKKGYHCKRVGA, from the coding sequence ATGGCTAAAAAGAAGAAAAATAAAATCGGCGTAATGTATTCTACCAATTCCAATTTTGAGTACGAATACGAAAGCGAAGAAGAAACACTAGCTATCGAAAATCAACGCTTAGAAGTTTGGATTGATAAAAAAAATAGAGGCGGTAAAGTGGCTACTATCGTCAAAGGTTTTGTAGGTCAAGAGAGTGACTTAAAAGACTTAGGAAAAGCTCTAAAATCGGCATGTGGTGTGGGTGGTAGTGCCAAAAATGGAGAAATCATTATTCAAGGTAATGTTCGAGATAAAGTAATGGAACTACTGCAAAAGAAAGGCTATCACTGTAAACGAGTGGGTGCTTAA
- the bshA gene encoding N-acetyl-alpha-D-glucosaminyl L-malate synthase BshA, whose product MHKSLKIGLVCYPTFGGSGIVATELGKALAEKGHEIHFITYSKPVRMDWFTKNMYYHEVSVSDYPLFEYAPYELLLSSKLVDVAINQKLDILHVHYAIPHASAAFSAQQILKTKNIDLPFITTLHGTDITLLGKDKSFQPVIEFAINQSDAVTAVSESLKEDTYQFFDIKKNIEVIPNFIDPTLYRFAEDIELRAQFAEKDEVIITHISNFRKVKRVDDVIRIFEGVQQQLSAKLLMVGDGPELHQVKNLARELGISDKVFFLGKSKRIEQITSISDVFLLPSEKESFGLVALEAMASAVAVVSSNVGGLPEVNKNGVTGFLNEVGDIEGMIASVLSILKDKDTLARFKTNALEHSQNFELNKIVPVYEKLYLSLVKH is encoded by the coding sequence ATGCACAAATCGTTAAAAATAGGTTTAGTTTGTTATCCTACCTTTGGTGGTAGTGGTATTGTGGCTACTGAACTAGGTAAGGCCTTGGCTGAAAAAGGACATGAAATACACTTCATTACATACAGTAAGCCCGTTCGAATGGATTGGTTTACTAAAAACATGTATTATCACGAAGTATCTGTATCTGACTATCCACTATTTGAATACGCTCCTTACGAATTGTTACTCTCTAGTAAATTGGTAGATGTTGCTATCAATCAAAAGTTAGATATTTTGCATGTGCATTATGCTATACCACACGCTTCGGCAGCCTTTTCTGCCCAACAAATATTGAAGACCAAAAATATAGATTTACCTTTTATTACCACTTTACACGGTACGGATATTACTTTATTGGGCAAGGATAAATCTTTTCAGCCAGTCATAGAATTTGCCATAAACCAATCCGATGCGGTGACGGCTGTTTCGGAAAGTTTAAAAGAGGATACCTATCAATTTTTTGATATCAAAAAGAATATAGAAGTTATTCCCAACTTCATAGACCCTACTTTATACCGTTTTGCTGAGGATATTGAATTGAGAGCTCAATTTGCTGAAAAGGACGAAGTGATAATCACTCATATTTCTAACTTCAGAAAAGTCAAGCGGGTGGACGATGTCATTCGTATTTTTGAAGGTGTACAACAGCAATTGTCTGCCAAGCTACTAATGGTTGGCGATGGTCCTGAATTGCATCAAGTAAAAAATTTAGCTAGAGAACTAGGCATTTCCGATAAGGTTTTCTTTTTGGGTAAATCCAAGCGTATAGAACAGATAACAAGCATATCGGATGTTTTCCTTTTACCTTCTGAAAAAGAAAGTTTTGGTTTGGTAGCTCTTGAAGCTATGGCATCAGCAGTAGCGGTAGTATCTTCCAATGTTGGTGGTTTGCCAGAGGTCAACAAAAATGGTGTAACGGGTTTTTTAAATGAAGTAGGGGATATTGAGGGTATGATAGCTAGTGTATTGTCTATCCTTAAAGACAAAGACACTTTAGCCCGTTTTAAAACCAATGCCTTAGAGCATTCCCAAAACTTCGAGCTTAACAAGATAGTGCCTGTATATGAGAAGTTATACCTTTCTCTAGTAAAGCATTAA
- a CDS encoding serine hydrolase — protein sequence MKLLSSLLILIFSFLAFNSQEDTPIQNPPFYDTDTTWVNQVMSSLTLEQRIAQLFMVAAYSNKGVSHQQEIENLISKYHIGGLMFMQGGPIRQLHLTNTYQSLSKVPLMIAQDAEWGLSMRIDSTIRYPWQMTLGAIQNDSLIYQMGLDVAEQCRRLGVHINFAPVVDVNSNPKNPIINNRSFGENPYRVAQQSLAYMQGLQDGGVMACAKHFPGHGDTDSDSHKTLPTINHSYERLDTVDLIPFKTLFDKGLGSVMVAHLHIPALDDTDSLASTLSPNVVKDLLKDTLAFKGLVFTDALNMKGVSQFYEPGEVDLKALLAGNDVLLFAEDVPKAIEKIKEAIINKAISEEEINSRCRKILMAKKWFGLDERIHLNSTNIIQDLNIKRYETLNRKLVEKSMTVLQNTDDLLPLKRLDTLNIALVSIGERSNQFQQTLSNYAPIKTFHLSEQHSDKERKKMLDSLAQFNLVIASVHKSNKHAWKSYRIHQNTDLFLQTLALQSKVVLSVFANPYSISDLLMTYSFDGLLMAYQNSNEAQFYAAQLIFGGIGADATLPVSNKHFDEGFGLTTKPSRLKYDFPESLGIDSKLLLKIDSIALDAIEKEATPGCQILAIKDGVVFYNKSYGHHTYKKNKAVENSDIYDLASLTKIIASVPALMHLEENGQMHLDSSLQHYISLADTSNKKNLTIREILAHQSGLASWIPFYKQTLEEDGSLRDTLYSTVYSDTFSVKVADGIFLHKSYPDSIMARILATKLKPKTYKYSDMGFYIFKDIIEHKTNLAFQDFVSQQFYSPLGLNTMGFLPKNRFDSSRIVPTEFDYYFRSQLLQGDVHDMGAAMLGGVGGHAGLFSNANDLGIFMQMLLQKGYYGGERYFHNYTVNQFTKCQFCKDENRRGAGFDKAVLEGQEGGPACDCSPSSEAFGHSGFTGTLVWADPDEQFVYVFLSNRIHPTSENKKLLEMDVRTKIMQVFYDAIRTVN from the coding sequence ATGAAACTTCTTAGCTCACTTTTAATTCTTATTTTTTCTTTCTTGGCTTTTAATTCCCAAGAAGATACCCCTATCCAAAATCCGCCATTTTACGACACAGATACTACTTGGGTAAATCAAGTGATGTCATCATTAACTTTAGAACAACGCATAGCCCAATTATTCATGGTTGCTGCCTATTCTAATAAGGGCGTGTCACATCAGCAAGAGATTGAAAACCTAATCAGTAAATACCACATCGGAGGTTTAATGTTTATGCAAGGTGGTCCTATTCGACAATTGCATTTAACAAATACCTATCAATCTTTAAGCAAAGTGCCTTTGATGATTGCTCAAGATGCTGAATGGGGATTGTCTATGCGTATTGATAGTACTATTCGTTATCCTTGGCAAATGACTTTAGGTGCTATTCAAAATGATAGCTTAATTTATCAAATGGGATTAGATGTTGCTGAGCAATGCCGAAGGTTAGGCGTTCACATCAATTTTGCACCTGTTGTTGACGTTAATTCTAATCCTAAGAATCCCATAATAAATAACCGTTCTTTTGGAGAAAATCCATACCGTGTTGCTCAACAGTCTTTGGCATACATGCAAGGCTTACAAGATGGTGGTGTTATGGCATGTGCCAAACATTTTCCTGGTCATGGAGATACTGATTCAGATTCTCATAAAACACTTCCCACTATTAATCATTCTTACGAAAGATTAGATACGGTGGATTTAATTCCATTTAAAACTTTATTTGACAAAGGACTTGGGAGTGTTATGGTAGCACATTTACACATTCCCGCCCTAGATGATACCGACTCTTTAGCTTCGACCTTATCTCCTAATGTAGTTAAAGACTTATTGAAAGATACTTTAGCATTTAAAGGCTTAGTATTTACTGATGCATTGAATATGAAAGGAGTCAGTCAATTTTATGAACCTGGTGAGGTGGATTTGAAAGCACTTTTAGCAGGAAACGATGTCTTACTTTTTGCTGAAGATGTGCCTAAAGCCATTGAAAAAATCAAAGAAGCTATAATCAATAAAGCCATTAGTGAGGAGGAAATCAATAGCCGTTGTAGAAAAATTTTAATGGCAAAAAAATGGTTTGGATTAGATGAAAGGATACACCTTAACTCCACTAATATAATACAAGATTTGAATATTAAAAGGTATGAGACATTAAATCGAAAGTTAGTAGAAAAGTCTATGACTGTCTTACAAAATACTGATGATTTGTTGCCTTTAAAACGATTGGACACCTTAAATATCGCCCTTGTTTCTATTGGTGAACGGTCCAATCAATTCCAACAAACATTGTCCAATTACGCCCCTATTAAGACCTTTCATCTTAGTGAGCAACACAGCGATAAAGAAAGAAAAAAGATGTTGGATTCACTGGCTCAATTCAATCTAGTAATTGCTAGTGTTCACAAATCCAATAAACACGCTTGGAAATCCTACCGCATCCATCAGAATACGGATTTATTTTTACAAACTTTAGCCCTACAATCCAAAGTAGTTTTAAGTGTTTTTGCCAACCCATATTCTATTAGTGATTTACTGATGACCTATTCTTTTGACGGCTTACTTATGGCTTATCAAAATTCGAATGAGGCTCAATTTTATGCTGCTCAGCTTATTTTTGGTGGAATAGGGGCAGATGCCACTTTACCGGTTTCCAACAAACATTTTGACGAAGGTTTTGGATTAACAACTAAACCCTCACGTCTTAAATACGATTTTCCTGAAAGTTTGGGGATAGATAGTAAATTACTACTAAAAATAGATAGTATAGCTTTAGATGCTATAGAAAAAGAAGCTACACCAGGTTGTCAAATTTTAGCTATCAAAGACGGTGTAGTATTTTACAATAAAAGCTATGGACACCATACCTACAAGAAAAATAAAGCTGTAGAGAATTCGGATATTTATGATTTAGCCTCATTGACCAAGATAATTGCCTCTGTCCCTGCATTGATGCATTTGGAAGAAAATGGACAAATGCATTTGGATAGCTCCTTACAACATTATATTAGTCTAGCTGATACCTCCAACAAGAAAAATCTAACAATACGAGAAATTCTAGCTCATCAATCAGGTCTAGCATCTTGGATACCATTTTACAAGCAAACACTAGAGGAGGATGGTTCTTTACGTGACACATTGTATAGCACAGTTTATTCGGATACATTTTCTGTAAAAGTTGCCGATGGCATTTTCTTACATAAAAGCTATCCAGACAGCATTATGGCTCGAATATTGGCTACTAAACTCAAGCCCAAAACATACAAATACAGCGATATGGGTTTTTATATTTTTAAAGATATTATTGAGCATAAAACCAACTTAGCCTTTCAAGATTTTGTAAGCCAACAATTTTACAGTCCATTAGGATTAAATACTATGGGTTTTTTACCAAAAAACCGATTCGATAGCAGTCGTATAGTGCCTACCGAATTTGACTATTACTTTAGGAGTCAGCTTTTGCAAGGTGATGTGCATGATATGGGTGCTGCCATGCTAGGTGGCGTGGGTGGTCATGCTGGGCTTTTTTCAAATGCTAACGATTTAGGAATTTTTATGCAAATGCTACTTCAGAAAGGATACTATGGTGGCGAACGCTATTTCCACAACTATACCGTCAATCAATTTACTAAATGTCAGTTTTGTAAGGATGAAAATAGGAGAGGTGCTGGTTTTGATAAAGCCGTTTTAGAAGGGCAAGAAGGTGGGCCAGCCTGTGATTGTTCTCCTTCTTCAGAAGCCTTTGGTCATAGTGGCTTTACGGGTACTTTAGTATGGGCTGACCCTGATGAACAATTTGTTTATGTATTTTTGTCCAATCGAATACATCCTACTTCAGAAAACAAAAAATTGTTGGAAATGGATGTGAGGACCAAAATTATGCAAGTCTTTTATGATGCTATAAGAACCGTTAATTGA
- a CDS encoding universal stress protein — protein sequence MTSKDIILVPIGFTNQSIVALKQAVIVAKHTNSELFLLSVVEMPTALQKIFSDYEEKQKQFKEKLRENLVELSNKYCDGVSEVKCLVSSGKIYDEITDIAESIGASLIVMGTDGTPKDIKKKFIGSNANNVVRSAPCPVITIKGKSIRKACDLIALPLDLNKETREKVTNAIQFARLFNSEVRAFSVSYSDDDDSVKNKLNRKLSQVSDFITSKGVECSTELLEISSSASFSGSIVKYTEDINADLIMIMTKGEENLDLNFIGSNARKLINKSDIPVMSIRPAAKKDTSSFTIQ from the coding sequence ATGACTTCTAAAGATATAATTCTTGTCCCAATTGGTTTTACTAATCAATCCATAGTTGCTTTAAAACAAGCAGTTATCGTTGCCAAACATACAAATTCTGAATTGTTTCTTCTATCGGTAGTTGAAATGCCAACAGCATTACAAAAGATATTTTCAGATTATGAAGAAAAACAGAAACAATTTAAGGAGAAGCTAAGAGAAAATCTCGTTGAATTGAGTAATAAATATTGCGATGGTGTATCTGAAGTGAAGTGTTTAGTATCTTCTGGAAAGATATATGACGAGATTACTGATATTGCAGAATCAATTGGTGCTAGTCTAATTGTAATGGGTACAGATGGAACTCCAAAAGACATCAAGAAAAAGTTTATTGGTTCCAACGCCAATAATGTGGTAAGGTCAGCACCATGCCCAGTTATTACTATAAAGGGCAAGTCTATAAGAAAAGCTTGTGATTTGATTGCACTTCCTTTAGATTTAAATAAAGAAACTCGTGAAAAGGTAACCAATGCTATTCAATTTGCTAGGTTATTTAATTCAGAAGTTAGAGCATTTTCAGTGTCTTATTCAGATGATGACGATTCTGTAAAAAATAAGCTTAACAGAAAGCTTTCTCAGGTTAGTGACTTCATCACTTCGAAGGGAGTTGAATGCAGTACTGAACTTTTAGAAATATCTTCTTCTGCAAGTTTTTCAGGTTCTATAGTTAAATACACTGAGGATATTAATGCTGATTTGATTATGATAATGACTAAAGGAGAAGAGAATTTAGATTTAAACTTCATAGGCTCTAACGCTAGAAAATTAATTAATAAATCGGATATTCCTGTAATGAGTATAAGGCCTGCTGCTAAAAAAGACACCTCTTCTTTTACCATTCAATAA